A genomic stretch from Bradyrhizobium sp. 195 includes:
- a CDS encoding CoA pyrophosphatase produces MGAADFFARSRAKLDFDVPAGLYDPNIIPASGDPGTDKMLEIIAREQPVRPAAVLIAVVDHPEPTILLTQRSAHLNDHAGQIAFPGGKIDATDSSPLDAALREAEEEVGLSRDFVEPLGYLDLYGTGFGFRILPTVAKVRPGFQLTINHSEVDDAFEVPLSFLMNPVNHQVHSKEFRGMERSYYAMPFAERYIWGATAGMLRVLYERIYSL; encoded by the coding sequence ATGGGCGCGGCGGATTTCTTCGCGCGCTCCCGGGCCAAGCTCGATTTCGACGTCCCGGCCGGCCTCTACGATCCCAACATCATCCCCGCCTCGGGCGATCCCGGCACCGACAAGATGCTGGAGATCATCGCGCGCGAGCAGCCGGTGCGCCCCGCCGCGGTCCTGATCGCGGTGGTCGACCATCCCGAGCCGACCATCCTCTTGACGCAGCGCTCGGCGCATCTGAACGACCATGCCGGCCAGATCGCCTTTCCCGGCGGCAAGATCGACGCGACCGACTCCTCGCCGCTGGACGCGGCGCTGCGCGAGGCCGAGGAGGAAGTCGGGCTGTCCAGGGACTTCGTCGAGCCGCTCGGCTATCTCGATCTCTACGGCACGGGGTTCGGCTTCCGCATCTTGCCGACCGTCGCCAAAGTGCGACCGGGCTTTCAGCTCACCATCAACCATTCCGAGGTTGATGACGCGTTCGAGGTGCCGCTATCCTTCCTGATGAATCCAGTGAATCATCAGGTGCACAGCAAGGAATTCCGCGGCATGGAGCGCTCCTACTACGCGATGCCGTTCGCGGAACGCTATATCTGGGGTGCGACGGCCGGAATGCTGCGTGTGCTGTATGAGCGGATCTATTCGTTATGA
- a CDS encoding sulfite exporter TauE/SafE family protein, with protein sequence MTIVSALADISIFQLLLVALMALFASIIGGLAGYGTGALMPLVLVPLVGAEPVVPIIAISAIFTNSSRALAYIRYADRRRALIVLACAGLTTALGAYGYTRLTNAGAALVIGAMLILSVPLRRVLRRRSVRIGDTGLAAGSVGYGVLVGGTSGSGVILLSLLMAAGLEGAAVIATDAMISLGTGLIKISVFGLAGAVTAQVLAFALLIGAIAIPGAFLAKAFVERMPVHIHTAILDVAVITGGLVMISAVARQFVA encoded by the coding sequence GTGACCATCGTCTCAGCCCTCGCCGACATCTCGATTTTTCAGCTCCTGCTGGTCGCGTTGATGGCGTTGTTTGCTTCGATCATCGGTGGTCTCGCCGGTTATGGCACCGGCGCCTTGATGCCGCTGGTGCTTGTGCCCCTCGTCGGCGCCGAGCCCGTGGTGCCGATCATCGCGATCTCCGCCATCTTCACCAATTCCAGCCGCGCGCTTGCCTATATCCGTTATGCCGATCGCCGCCGCGCGCTGATCGTGCTGGCCTGCGCGGGCCTAACGACGGCGCTCGGCGCTTACGGCTATACGCGTCTGACCAATGCGGGCGCGGCGCTCGTGATCGGCGCCATGCTGATCCTGAGCGTGCCGCTGCGCCGCGTGCTCCGTCGTCGAAGCGTGCGGATCGGCGACACCGGCCTTGCTGCCGGCTCGGTCGGCTACGGCGTGCTGGTCGGCGGCACCTCCGGTTCGGGCGTGATCCTGCTCTCGCTCCTGATGGCGGCAGGGCTCGAAGGCGCCGCCGTGATCGCCACCGACGCGATGATCTCGCTCGGCACCGGCCTCATCAAGATCTCCGTGTTCGGGCTCGCCGGCGCCGTCACCGCGCAGGTGCTCGCCTTCGCGCTGCTGATCGGCGCGATTGCGATCCCCGGTGCGTTCCTGGCAAAAGCCTTCGTCGAACGGATGCCGGTGCACATCCACACCGCGATCCTGGACGTAGCCGTCATCACCGGCGGGCTCGTGATGATCTCGGCGGTGGCGAGGCAGTTCGTAGCGTAG
- a CDS encoding CCA tRNA nucleotidyltransferase, translated as MSAEPLLAPILADAPWLISGGTARVLQLLNAEGEEARVVGGAVRNALLGLEPGDIDIATTARPEEVIRRAKAAGIKSVPTGIDHGTTTLVIDSHPYEVTTLREDTETFGRKAKVAFGRDWVKDAERRDFTMNGLSVDAAGVVYDHVGGIADAKARRVRFIGDPDQRIAEDYLRILRFFRIHAAFGAGEPDRDGYLACIRGRAGLASLSAERVRMEMLKLLVTSGASAAALAMAEGGLLQALTGGVVYTGPLATMIAIERELGLTASSTRRLAALTVAVTEDAKRVAARLRLSNAETKALDSMGHRWWRLAAKDEANARRLLYRLGAERYHDRVLLGWARAGGDVTSMHWRALAELPQRWTAPKFPLKAADFIARGLAEGPALGHVLTLAEDAWLAADFPLDEAALASIADQAAARISRDERT; from the coding sequence ATGAGCGCGGAGCCGCTACTTGCGCCAATTCTTGCCGATGCGCCCTGGCTGATCTCTGGCGGGACCGCGCGCGTCCTGCAATTGCTCAACGCTGAGGGCGAGGAGGCGCGGGTGGTCGGCGGCGCCGTGCGCAACGCGCTGCTCGGTCTTGAGCCCGGCGACATCGACATCGCGACCACGGCGCGGCCGGAGGAGGTGATAAGGCGCGCCAAGGCTGCCGGCATCAAGAGCGTGCCGACCGGCATCGATCACGGCACCACCACGCTGGTGATCGACAGCCACCCCTATGAAGTCACGACGCTGCGTGAGGACACCGAGACCTTCGGGCGCAAGGCCAAGGTCGCGTTCGGCCGCGACTGGGTGAAGGATGCCGAGCGGCGGGACTTCACCATGAACGGCCTGTCGGTCGATGCGGCCGGCGTCGTCTACGACCATGTCGGCGGCATCGCGGATGCGAAAGCGCGCCGCGTGCGCTTCATCGGCGATCCCGACCAGCGCATCGCCGAGGATTATCTGCGCATCCTGCGCTTCTTCCGCATCCACGCCGCCTTCGGCGCCGGCGAGCCCGACCGCGACGGCTATCTCGCCTGCATCCGGGGACGTGCGGGCCTCGCCAGCCTCTCGGCCGAGCGGGTGCGGATGGAGATGCTGAAGCTGCTGGTGACATCAGGCGCATCCGCGGCCGCGCTGGCCATGGCCGAGGGCGGATTGCTGCAAGCGCTGACCGGCGGCGTCGTCTATACCGGGCCGCTGGCGACGATGATTGCGATCGAGCGCGAGCTCGGCCTCACCGCGAGCAGCACGCGGCGCCTCGCCGCGCTGACCGTCGCGGTGACCGAAGATGCCAAGCGCGTCGCCGCGCGCTTGCGGCTGTCCAACGCCGAGACCAAGGCGCTGGATTCGATGGGCCACCGCTGGTGGCGCTTGGCCGCCAAGGACGAAGCCAATGCACGGCGGCTGCTCTACCGGCTCGGGGCCGAGCGCTATCACGATCGTGTGTTGCTGGGATGGGCGCGGGCCGGCGGCGATGTCACCTCAATGCACTGGCGCGCGCTCGCCGAGCTGCCGCAGCGCTGGACTGCGCCGAAATTTCCGTTGAAGGCCGCGGATTTCATCGCGCGCGGCCTGGCCGAGGGACCTGCGCTCGGACATGTGTTGACGCTCGCCGAGGACGCTTGGCTTGCGGCGGATTTTCCCCTAGATGAAGCCGCGCTCGCTTCCATCGCCGATCAAGCTGCGGCCCGCATCAGCCGCGACGAGAGAACGTGA
- a CDS encoding AAA family ATPase, protein MAESVEKLEDGIVRSAEQVSGQIRAAKEAIASVIFGQDRVIENTLVTILSGGHALLIGVPGLAKTKLVETLGVTLGLDAKRIQFTPDLMPSDILGAEVLDESTAGKRAFRFISGPVFAQLLMADEINRASPRTQSALLQAMQEQHITVAGARHDLPKPFHVLATQNPLEQEGTYPLPEAQLDRFLMEIDVDYPDRDAERRILFETTGAEETLARGAMTADALITAQRLIRRLPVGDSVVEAILSLVRSARPGPDAGEAGKFIAWGPGPRASQSLMLAVRARALIDGRLAPSVDDVLDLAEPVLKHRMALTFQARAEGRTIPDVIRQLKTRIG, encoded by the coding sequence ATGGCGGAGAGTGTCGAGAAACTCGAGGACGGGATCGTCCGTTCGGCCGAGCAGGTGTCGGGCCAGATTCGCGCAGCGAAAGAGGCGATCGCATCCGTCATCTTCGGCCAGGATCGCGTGATCGAGAACACGCTGGTCACCATCCTCTCCGGCGGCCATGCGCTGCTGATCGGTGTGCCGGGTCTTGCCAAGACCAAGCTGGTCGAGACGCTCGGCGTCACGCTCGGTCTCGATGCCAAGCGCATCCAGTTCACGCCCGATTTGATGCCGTCGGACATTCTCGGCGCCGAAGTGCTCGATGAGAGCACCGCCGGCAAGCGCGCCTTCCGCTTCATTTCAGGTCCGGTGTTCGCGCAGCTGCTGATGGCGGACGAGATCAACCGCGCCAGCCCGCGGACGCAGTCGGCGCTGCTGCAGGCGATGCAGGAGCAGCACATCACCGTCGCCGGCGCGCGCCACGATCTGCCAAAGCCCTTCCACGTGCTCGCGACGCAGAACCCGCTGGAGCAGGAAGGCACCTATCCGCTGCCCGAAGCGCAGCTCGACCGCTTCCTGATGGAGATCGACGTCGACTATCCCGATCGCGACGCCGAGCGCCGCATCCTGTTCGAGACCACCGGCGCCGAGGAAACGCTGGCGAGGGGGGCGATGACCGCGGATGCGCTGATCACCGCGCAGCGGCTGATCCGGCGCCTGCCGGTCGGCGATTCCGTGGTGGAGGCGATCCTGTCGCTGGTGCGCTCGGCCCGTCCCGGTCCGGACGCCGGCGAAGCCGGCAAGTTCATCGCCTGGGGCCCCGGCCCGCGCGCCAGCCAATCGCTGATGCTGGCCGTGCGCGCGCGTGCGCTGATCGACGGACGCCTCGCGCCCTCGGTCGACGACGTGCTCGACCTCGCCGAGCCGGTGCTGAAGCACCGCATGGCGCTGACGTTCCAGGCGCGCGCAGAAGGCCGCACGATTCCGGACGTGATCCGGCAATTGAAGACACGGATCGGTTGA
- a CDS encoding DUF1285 domain-containing protein gives MANQGQSADRSLEGLTAAAKSAANPEGAKKGLPPVHLWNPPFCGDLDIRIASDGTWFYMGTPIGRPALVRLFSTILKREGDKHFLVTPVEKVGIRVDDAPFMAVEMQKDGEDNHRVLRFRTNVDDWVACDAAHRLRFEQARDGGLTPYLHVRAELWAKVTRALYYDLVDMGEERMVDGQPMFGVESSGEFFAMADAEQVRAAL, from the coding sequence ATGGCGAACCAAGGGCAGAGCGCCGATCGCAGTCTCGAAGGGCTGACTGCCGCCGCAAAAAGCGCTGCCAATCCCGAAGGCGCCAAAAAGGGCCTGCCTCCGGTGCATCTGTGGAATCCGCCATTTTGCGGCGATCTCGACATCCGAATCGCCTCCGACGGTACTTGGTTCTACATGGGGACGCCAATCGGGCGCCCCGCTCTGGTCCGGCTGTTTTCGACCATCTTGAAGCGCGAGGGCGACAAGCATTTCCTGGTCACGCCGGTGGAGAAGGTCGGCATTCGCGTCGATGATGCGCCGTTCATGGCAGTCGAAATGCAGAAAGACGGCGAGGACAACCATCGCGTGCTGCGCTTCCGCACCAATGTCGACGACTGGGTCGCCTGCGACGCCGCGCACCGGCTCCGCTTCGAGCAGGCCAGGGACGGCGGGCTGACGCCGTACTTGCATGTCCGCGCCGAGCTCTGGGCCAAGGTCACGCGCGCGCTCTACTACGATCTGGTTGACATGGGTGAGGAGCGGATGGTCGATGGCCAGCCGATGTTCGGCGTCGAATCATCAGGCGAATTCTTCGCCATGGCCGATGCGGAGCAGGTGAGGGCCGCGCTTTGA
- a CDS encoding DUF6111 family protein, which translates to MIRPVLTEIGIFLIPFAVYALFLAATRSGLFARSSWPVAIVARLALAAIVLVIAGLIGLAHFSGASPDSTYVPAHIENGRLVPGVEK; encoded by the coding sequence ATGATCCGGCCGGTTCTGACCGAGATCGGAATCTTCCTCATTCCCTTTGCCGTCTATGCGCTGTTCCTGGCCGCCACGCGGTCCGGCCTGTTCGCGCGATCGTCCTGGCCCGTGGCGATCGTCGCGCGTCTCGCACTGGCGGCGATCGTGCTGGTCATCGCGGGCCTGATCGGACTTGCACACTTCTCCGGCGCGTCACCGGATTCGACCTACGTTCCCGCCCATATCGAGAACGGCAGGCTGGTGCCGGGCGTGGAAAAATAG